The following nucleotide sequence is from Strigops habroptila isolate Jane chromosome Z, bStrHab1.2.pri, whole genome shotgun sequence.
GAGTAACTTTCCACAAGGAGTCTAGCTGAGATCTACGGTACCCTGTCTCACATCTTGTCAGGCATTGCTCAAAACACCTCATCTTATGGAGATTCCCTATCAACGATCCCATTCCATAGGAGTAATAACAATAGCACTTCAAAGAAATTATTGACATCTGCTACATCTTTTTGGCAAGAAACACAGTTAAAATCATCCtctttgcagaagaaacaaaaccaagtctTACCTATTTATGTGCTGCGTAACACTGCAAGTTCACAATCAGACTGGGTAATGGACTAAATCCACACCTTATTCAAGTTTGCCAtgactttcagaagaaaacGATCACCCTGCACAATTTCTGGAAGCATCACTGGCTCAGATTTACACCAGTGGAAGTAAGGATGGAACTTAAGCACTCTAGGCAAAATTACTACTTCTTCACAATGGTCACTGTTAATAAAAACTTTTACGTTCTTGCAAAGCATATGTAGATCTATACTTATAAAAGtcactaaaaagaaataagcttggcatgtgtttctatttttttttagatctcttttttaatgttatattAAAAAGTCATGAGTGCttgattttctattttgaaaaggaaaggaggagaaagataTGCTGTAACTGCTGTGAATGCGACCACAAGGACCCAAAAGCTGATCAGTCAGAGGAGGACTTACATGAACTCCTACTGAATCTATTAAACATTTGTGACACCTGCTTAATTTAGTAGTAAATGATACCAGCTGAAATACACGGCCACTCACAGCTCTGGAGAACTTTTTACCAGACAAAGATCATTAAGAAGATCAAAAAATacctgaaacagaaagcaaacacacacaaaaagaaatctgaggCAAAATGTTAAGATCTGTAAATCTCTACTACCTTTGCACTTCCTTAACGAtgtgaaagagaacagaaagccTGTTAAAAAAAGCTTCGAATGTTTGCCTTTCAAATATCCACACAGTTGCCAAAACCGCTGCTGTCGTTTCTTGTGATTATGGTAAATTCCAGTGGGTGGTCTGAGCAGTGATAGACATGTCATGAGGACAAATAGAGTGCAGAGTTTCCTAATGATCATCAGCAGGGTGTATAAGTTACTTCTGTGTtacatttggggaaaaaaaaacaaacccaaaatttCCACAGGAGTGCTAACAGACAGAAAGTTTGGGTATTCCCatgctctcctcctgcctgcagttTCCAGGAAGATGAAGTCAAGACAACCCTTCGGTCCCTGCAAAATGATGTATTCATTCAAAAACAACATAAACCCAAATCTGACCTGACTCGTCAGTCACATTTCACTTCCCCCTGACGCTTTGAGCTCTTACCTGGTGCAGTTTTGTAAGACACGGTTCTGGTGGTGGCCATGGGTGGTGCGCTCTTTATAACAGGGCTTGGTGCCATCTGCAGACCTTGCCGCTGCCTCTTCAGCTCCTCTTCTCGTTGCTGGGCAGCTCTGATCTCTTCTTCTATCATCGATAAAGTCCGCTGCTTCCTGGACCGTAACTTGAAAGGGCCCACGGTCACTTCAGGTTCCTGCGTGGCCAGGATGGAGGCCGTGCTCCTCAGCTCAGCTGCCTCTGAGTACTTGCTGAAATAGCTGACTTCGTGCCTATTTTCCTCCACAAGGAATGGCTGGCTGGCTGAGTACACAGGAGACTGCTGCAAACTCTTCCCTTCCCTGAGTCCTGAGTCTTCCTCTTTTGAAATCTTTGGTATGGTGTCCCTTTTTTCCCGGACAGGTGAGGACACCTGGGGTGGCTCAAACATTGGGTTCTGCTGCCCCTTGGAGGCTACAGCTGGCCCAGTGGTTGCCGGCTGCTCTTTGACCGAGACCTCCTTCCCCGCTGGGATTTCCTTCTTGCAGCTTGCTTTATCCGCCTGCTCGGCTATGGCTTGTTGGATGGCGTTTTGAACCAGCAGGCCAGCGTGGTACTCCAGCTGGTCATCAATCAGCATGGAGTCCGCCAAGGCAGAGGAGAGCGAGTTGCAGCCTGGGTCGCTGAATGACTTGGAAATGCCTTCTCCCCTGCACTGTGCTGGAATGTCAGGCTGCGGGGTCTGCGGCAGGGAGAAATCAGCCAGCGAGCTTTCCTGCAGGGCGCTCATGGTCTCATTGGAGGCACCGCTGTCACTGATGTTATCCATGCTGAAGTCGTTGGAAAGGGTCTCCAAGACAGTGGTATCCTGGGACCTGACAGACAAGTCATCCAAACCGGAGTCAAGCTCCTCTGGAGGAGAAGAGGCGCTGCCTGACTTTGGGAATTGGTCTAGCACGCCCTGTCCATCATCCTTCACCACTGTGAAGACTGCTCTTGCACTCCTGAATTCTCCATCCTCTGCCCACAGCTTTGAGGCCTGCCCAGCTCTGGAGTTATCACTGCATGGTAACTCTCTCACAGGGTCAGCAGTTATAGCCTGAGTACTTGTATCATCTTCTGAGGTACAGGAGACCTTCTGTGCTTTGACAACAGCGGCACTGTTCCCCTCAAGCTGTCCTGTTGGCCCACACACTGAAACAGGTCTTGTCACAGAGGACAGCGGCCTATCCACATGAGGAGAATTGAGGCTTTTGTAGAAGGGTTTGATGGAGAACATTTTGGGTGTTCCTGATCGCCTCGGTGGGGCCTGACCCTGAGACAGACCTGAATGTTCCATCTGCTGGAACTGCTTTCTGGCGGCTGAGAAGTCGATTTGCTCTGTGACAATATCCTCTTTCTTGATAGTGACTGGCTCTGGTGGCACAAACGAGCAGCTGACCTGTTTGGGGGATGTTGcaccttgctgctgctgtctctccTTGCGCTCCTTGTACTTCTTGTGGGACTCCAGATGCTCTTCATCCAGTTGATCCTCCAAGGTCTTCTCCTGGGGACGGTTCCACCATTTGGCAGcaatgttggggtttttcttgaCAGCCTGGCTTTTAATGagttcccttctttccttttcaagttCCATCACTTCCTCTGATGGTCTCACTTTGCAGAccctgtatttttccttctcttcctcatcttcaAAAAGCTTTGAgggctttttctcttcatggAAGGCTCGTAGTTCAAACTTTGCCTCTTTCTTAAGGGTTGTAAGAGTTGTTTCTCCATCCTTAGAGGATCTTCTAGAACTGTTCGAAGAAGTAGGACTTCCTGGCACCTTCAGACTCTCCCTAGTGTCATCTTTCAGTCCACTGAAGGAATGGCCATTAGATTTCAGGTTCTCATGTGTTATGCTAGCTTCACTTGGTTCAACTACCAAGGGTGCCTGCTTGTCGGctacattttcttccctttcactgGGCACTGAACTATTATTGACATTAACTGATGCTCCTGAGCCATCCATAATGGAGACTGCACTTGGTTCAGGGGAGGATGTCCCATTAAAGGGATTATCTGCAGCAGAATCACAGCAATTTGCCTCCAACACTTCATCTAGGTATCTGATCTCTTTAGCAACTTCACTGTCCAGAGATTCATGCCTTTCCTTAAGACCATtgtggctggcagcagaggaaaagaagtgtGTTGGATTGTCTATGGGATGTGGTGAAGCCAC
It contains:
- the PALM2AKAP2 gene encoding A-kinase anchor protein 2 isoform X5, with the translated sequence MAEAELHKERLQAIAEKRKRQTEIEGKRQQLEDQILQLQHFKSKALREKWLLQGIPAGSAEEEEARRRQSEEDELKVKKLEENIHRLEQEIQKLESEESQISAKEQIILEKLKETDKAFDNLQKSFSHQDGDAVNYIYSQIPELPTLYSRTAEPVPGWDGASRLAALCTMEINVEKDKQTGETKIVSASPIGPDGAHQRGFKVYDDGTKVVYEVHSGGTVVENGVHKLSSKDVDELMQKAGQSNVKGGYETMTVSDRNAVADGNLSHMKEQMLFKEAKLEMIHKPSKGHAVNPQTQDKPCGGEAPEVSTDQPVTMIFMGYQNIDDEEETKKVLGYDETIKAELVLIDEDDEKSLREKTVTDISTMDGNAAELVSGRPLSDTTEPSSPEGKEESLPLEAAPGAGGSDMLPRDPPGPCSCESPKAKEGAEKSSRIPEDDIRLRKNRDQNCANFLEPATVLATKEEKMEIEVPVSEHKNITTVASPHPIDNPTHFFSSAASHNGLKERHESLDSEVAKEIRYLDEVLEANCCDSAADNPFNGTSSPEPSAVSIMDGSGASVNVNNSSVPSEREENVADKQAPLVVEPSEASITHENLKSNGHSFSGLKDDTRESLKVPGSPTSSNSSRRSSKDGETTLTTLKKEAKFELRAFHEEKKPSKLFEDEEEKEKYRVCKVRPSEEVMELEKERRELIKSQAVKKNPNIAAKWWNRPQEKTLEDQLDEEHLESHKKYKERKERQQQQGATSPKQVSCSFVPPEPVTIKKEDIVTEQIDFSAARKQFQQMEHSGLSQGQAPPRRSGTPKMFSIKPFYKSLNSPHVDRPLSSVTRPVSVCGPTGQLEGNSAAVVKAQKVSCTSEDDTSTQAITADPVRELPCSDNSRAGQASKLWAEDGEFRSARAVFTVVKDDGQGVLDQFPKSGSASSPPEELDSGLDDLSVRSQDTTVLETLSNDFSMDNISDSGASNETMSALQESSLADFSLPQTPQPDIPAQCRGEGISKSFSDPGCNSLSSALADSMLIDDQLEYHAGLLVQNAIQQAIAEQADKASCKKEIPAGKEVSVKEQPATTGPAVASKGQQNPMFEPPQVSSPVREKRDTIPKISKEEDSGLREGKSLQQSPVYSASQPFLVEENRHEVSYFSKYSEAAELRSTASILATQEPEVTVGPFKLRSRKQRTLSMIEEEIRAAQQREEELKRQRQGLQMAPSPVIKSAPPMATTRTVSYKTAPGKIEKIKPPPSPTTEGPVSQSDAPPEEPAGAQRPKNLMQTLMEDYETHKTKRRERMDDSSVLEATRVNRRKSALALRWEAGIYANREEDE
- the PALM2AKAP2 gene encoding A-kinase anchor protein 2 isoform X4, whose amino-acid sequence is MEIEVPVSEHKNITTVASPHPIDNPTHFFSSAASHNGLKERHESLDSEVAKEIRYLDEVLEANCCDSAADNPFNGTSSPEPSAVSIMDGSGASVNVNNSSVPSEREENVADKQAPLVVEPSEASITHENLKSNGHSFSGLKDDTRESLKVPGSPTSSNSSRRSSKDGETTLTTLKKEAKFELRAFHEEKKPSKLFEDEEEKEKYRVCKVRPSEEVMELEKERRELIKSQAVKKNPNIAAKWWNRPQEKTLEDQLDEEHLESHKKYKERKERQQQQGATSPKQVSCSFVPPEPVTIKKEDIVTEQIDFSAARKQFQQMEHSGLSQGQAPPRRSGTPKMFSIKPFYKSLNSPHVDRPLSSVTRPVSVCGPTGQLEGNSAAVVKAQKVSCTSEDDTSTQAITADPVRELPCSDNSRAGQASKLWAEDGEFRSARAVFTVVKDDGQGVLDQFPKSGSASSPPEELDSGLDDLSVRSQDTTVLETLSNDFSMDNISDSGASNETMSALQESSLADFSLPQTPQPDIPAQCRGEGISKSFSDPGCNSLSSALADSMLIDDQLEYHAGLLVQNAIQQAIAEQADKASCKKEIPAGKEVSVKEQPATTGPAVASKGQQNPMFEPPQVSSPVREKRDTIPKISKEEDSGLREGKSLQQSPVYSASQPFLVEENRHEVSYFSKYSEAAELRSTASILATQEPEVTVGPFKLRSRKQRTLSMIEEEIRAAQQREEELKRQRQGLQMAPSPVIKSAPPMATTRTVSYKTAPGKIEKIKPPPSPTTEGPVSQSDAPPEEPAGAQRPKNLMQTLMEDYETHKTKRRERMDDSSVLEATRVNRRKSALALRWEAGIYANREEDE
- the PALM2AKAP2 gene encoding A-kinase anchor protein 2 isoform X2, with protein sequence MAEAELHKERLQAIAEKRKRQTEIEGKRQQLEDQILQLQHFKSKALREKWLLQGIPAGSAEEEEARRRQSEEDELKVKKLEENIHRLEQEIQKLESEESQISAKEQIILEKLKETDKAFDNLQKSFSHQDGGAGGSDMLPRDPPGPCSCESPKAKEGAEKSSRIPEDDIRLRKNRDQNCANFLEPATVLATKEEKMEIEVPVSEHKNITTVASPHPIDNPTHFFSSAASHNGLKERHESLDSEVAKEIRYLDEVLEANCCDSAADNPFNGTSSPEPSAVSIMDGSGASVNVNNSSVPSEREENVADKQAPLVVEPSEASITHENLKSNGHSFSGLKDDTRESLKVPGSPTSSNSSRRSSKDGETTLTTLKKEAKFELRAFHEEKKPSKLFEDEEEKEKYRVCKVRPSEEVMELEKERRELIKSQAVKKNPNIAAKWWNRPQEKTLEDQLDEEHLESHKKYKERKERQQQQGATSPKQVSCSFVPPEPVTIKKEDIVTEQIDFSAARKQFQQMEHSGLSQGQAPPRRSGTPKMFSIKPFYKSLNSPHVDRPLSSVTRPVSVCGPTGQLEGNSAAVVKAQKVSCTSEDDTSTQAITADPVRELPCSDNSRAGQASKLWAEDGEFRSARAVFTVVKDDGQGVLDQFPKSGSASSPPEELDSGLDDLSVRSQDTTVLETLSNDFSMDNISDSGASNETMSALQESSLADFSLPQTPQPDIPAQCRGEGISKSFSDPGCNSLSSALADSMLIDDQLEYHAGLLVQNAIQQAIAEQADKASCKKEIPAGKEVSVKEQPATTGPAVASKGQQNPMFEPPQVSSPVREKRDTIPKISKEEDSGLREGKSLQQSPVYSASQPFLVEENRHEVSYFSKYSEAAELRSTASILATQEPEVTVGPFKLRSRKQRTLSMIEEEIRAAQQREEELKRQRQGLQMAPSPVIKSAPPMATTRTVSYKTAPGKIEKIKPPPSPTTEGPVSQSDAPPEEPAGAQRPKNLMQTLMEDYETHKTKRRERMDDSSVLEATRVNRRKSALALRWEAGIYANREEDE
- the PALM2AKAP2 gene encoding A-kinase anchor protein 2 isoform X3, producing the protein MLPRDPPGPCSCESPKAKEGAEKSSRIPEDDIRLRKNRDQNCANFLEPATVLATKEEKMEIEVPVSEHKNITTVASPHPIDNPTHFFSSAASHNGLKERHESLDSEVAKEIRYLDEVLEANCCDSAADNPFNGTSSPEPSAVSIMDGSGASVNVNNSSVPSEREENVADKQAPLVVEPSEASITHENLKSNGHSFSGLKDDTRESLKVPGSPTSSNSSRRSSKDGETTLTTLKKEAKFELRAFHEEKKPSKLFEDEEEKEKYRVCKVRPSEEVMELEKERRELIKSQAVKKNPNIAAKWWNRPQEKTLEDQLDEEHLESHKKYKERKERQQQQGATSPKQVSCSFVPPEPVTIKKEDIVTEQIDFSAARKQFQQMEHSGLSQGQAPPRRSGTPKMFSIKPFYKSLNSPHVDRPLSSVTRPVSVCGPTGQLEGNSAAVVKAQKVSCTSEDDTSTQAITADPVRELPCSDNSRAGQASKLWAEDGEFRSARAVFTVVKDDGQGVLDQFPKSGSASSPPEELDSGLDDLSVRSQDTTVLETLSNDFSMDNISDSGASNETMSALQESSLADFSLPQTPQPDIPAQCRGEGISKSFSDPGCNSLSSALADSMLIDDQLEYHAGLLVQNAIQQAIAEQADKASCKKEIPAGKEVSVKEQPATTGPAVASKGQQNPMFEPPQVSSPVREKRDTIPKISKEEDSGLREGKSLQQSPVYSASQPFLVEENRHEVSYFSKYSEAAELRSTASILATQEPEVTVGPFKLRSRKQRTLSMIEEEIRAAQQREEELKRQRQGLQMAPSPVIKSAPPMATTRTVSYKTAPGKIEKIKPPPSPTTEGPVSQSDAPPEEPAGAQRPKNLMQTLMEDYETHKTKRRERMDDSSVLEATRVNRRKSALALRWEAGIYANREEDE
- the PALM2AKAP2 gene encoding A-kinase anchor protein 2 isoform X1; translation: MAEAELHKERLQAIAEKRKRQTEIEGKRQQLEDQILQLQHFKSKALREKWLLQGIPAGSAEEEEARRRQSEEDELKVKKLEENIHRLEQEIQKLESEESQISAKEQIILEKLKETDKAFDNLQKSFSHQDGDAVNYIYSQIPELPTLYSRTAEPVPGWDGASRLAGAGGSDMLPRDPPGPCSCESPKAKEGAEKSSRIPEDDIRLRKNRDQNCANFLEPATVLATKEEKMEIEVPVSEHKNITTVASPHPIDNPTHFFSSAASHNGLKERHESLDSEVAKEIRYLDEVLEANCCDSAADNPFNGTSSPEPSAVSIMDGSGASVNVNNSSVPSEREENVADKQAPLVVEPSEASITHENLKSNGHSFSGLKDDTRESLKVPGSPTSSNSSRRSSKDGETTLTTLKKEAKFELRAFHEEKKPSKLFEDEEEKEKYRVCKVRPSEEVMELEKERRELIKSQAVKKNPNIAAKWWNRPQEKTLEDQLDEEHLESHKKYKERKERQQQQGATSPKQVSCSFVPPEPVTIKKEDIVTEQIDFSAARKQFQQMEHSGLSQGQAPPRRSGTPKMFSIKPFYKSLNSPHVDRPLSSVTRPVSVCGPTGQLEGNSAAVVKAQKVSCTSEDDTSTQAITADPVRELPCSDNSRAGQASKLWAEDGEFRSARAVFTVVKDDGQGVLDQFPKSGSASSPPEELDSGLDDLSVRSQDTTVLETLSNDFSMDNISDSGASNETMSALQESSLADFSLPQTPQPDIPAQCRGEGISKSFSDPGCNSLSSALADSMLIDDQLEYHAGLLVQNAIQQAIAEQADKASCKKEIPAGKEVSVKEQPATTGPAVASKGQQNPMFEPPQVSSPVREKRDTIPKISKEEDSGLREGKSLQQSPVYSASQPFLVEENRHEVSYFSKYSEAAELRSTASILATQEPEVTVGPFKLRSRKQRTLSMIEEEIRAAQQREEELKRQRQGLQMAPSPVIKSAPPMATTRTVSYKTAPGKIEKIKPPPSPTTEGPVSQSDAPPEEPAGAQRPKNLMQTLMEDYETHKTKRRERMDDSSVLEATRVNRRKSALALRWEAGIYANREEDE